The proteins below are encoded in one region of Pseudomonas helmanticensis:
- a CDS encoding aminotransferase class V-fold PLP-dependent enzyme, translating into MNTRPLYFDYAATTPVDERVIQVMIECLGFHGNFGNPASSSHAFGQQARQTVELARRQVAELVGASAEQIVWTSGATESNNLALKGVAQARGVPGGHIITSQIEHKAILDTARQLQDAGIAVTYLVPDADGLITPQAVSEAMREDTFLVSLMLVNNELGTLNDIQAIGEVVRSREALFHVDAAQGAGKVAIDLAQLPVDLMSFSAHKLYGPKGIGALYVGPRAQQRLQAQIHGGGHEGGLRSGTLATHQIAGMGAAFALAAATFDEEKKSIAALRERLLEQLLSLPGVRLNGSPVQRIAHTLSLTFSEGEFNSAALSHSIAFSATSACNSASNAPSHVLLALGHDAHLASRTIRLSLGRFTTAEDVDKAVELIKTACASAPAFWATGL; encoded by the coding sequence ATGAACACACGTCCGTTGTATTTCGATTACGCCGCCACCACCCCGGTGGACGAGCGGGTCATCCAGGTGATGATCGAATGTCTGGGGTTTCACGGTAACTTCGGTAATCCGGCCTCGAGCTCCCACGCCTTCGGCCAGCAGGCCCGGCAGACAGTCGAACTGGCCCGGCGGCAAGTCGCCGAGCTGGTCGGTGCCAGTGCCGAGCAGATTGTCTGGACGTCCGGTGCGACCGAGTCCAACAACCTCGCCCTCAAGGGCGTGGCACAGGCGCGCGGTGTGCCTGGCGGCCACATCATCACCAGTCAGATCGAACACAAAGCCATCCTCGATACCGCCCGCCAGTTGCAGGACGCGGGTATTGCCGTGACCTATCTGGTGCCGGACGCCGACGGGCTGATCACGCCGCAGGCGGTCAGCGAAGCGATGCGCGAGGACACCTTTCTGGTGTCACTGATGCTGGTTAACAACGAACTCGGTACGCTCAACGACATTCAGGCGATTGGCGAGGTCGTGCGCAGCCGCGAAGCGCTGTTCCATGTCGATGCCGCTCAAGGCGCCGGCAAGGTGGCGATCGATCTGGCGCAGTTGCCGGTTGATCTGATGTCGTTCTCGGCACACAAACTCTACGGCCCCAAAGGGATCGGCGCGTTGTACGTCGGCCCGCGCGCGCAACAGCGTTTGCAGGCGCAGATTCACGGTGGCGGTCACGAAGGTGGCTTGCGTTCCGGGACCTTGGCGACGCACCAGATTGCCGGCATGGGCGCAGCGTTTGCCTTGGCGGCGGCTACGTTCGACGAGGAGAAAAAGTCCATCGCGGCCCTGCGCGAGCGCTTGCTTGAGCAACTGCTGAGCCTGCCGGGCGTGCGCCTGAATGGCAGCCCTGTACAGCGCATTGCGCACACCCTGAGCCTGACGTTCAGCGAAGGCGAATTCAACAGTGCCGCACTCAGTCACTCGATTGCGTTTTCCGCGACGTCGGCCTGCAATTCCGCCAGCAACGCGCCGTCCCATGTGCTGCTGGCCCTCGGGCACGATGCGCATCTGGCCAGCCGCACCATCCGTTTGAGTCTCGGGCGTTTTACCACCGCCGAAGACGTCGACAAGGCTGTTGAACTGATCAAGACCGCCTGCGCCAGTGCTCCGGCATTCTGGGCGACCGGGCTTTAA
- a CDS encoding LysE family translocator has protein sequence MNLSLDLLLGFALFALVTSITPGPNNTMLLASGVNFGFNRTIPHMLGITCGFFVLVVAVGFGLGAVFQTYPLLYTVLRYVGAAYLLYLAWKIAHSGPVGDSVEGEAKPISYLGAAAFQWVNPKAWIMAIGAISTYTPMQGYFTNVVVIAAVFAIINLPSVGVWAACGTLLRNVLKEPRWLRVFNWGMAALLVISLYPLLVESFS, from the coding sequence ATGAACCTCTCGCTCGATCTGCTGCTGGGCTTTGCCCTGTTTGCCCTTGTCACCTCGATCACCCCGGGGCCGAACAACACCATGTTGCTCGCATCGGGTGTCAACTTCGGTTTTAACCGGACCATCCCGCACATGCTCGGCATCACCTGCGGGTTCTTTGTGCTGGTGGTGGCGGTGGGCTTCGGTCTGGGCGCGGTGTTTCAGACATATCCGCTGCTCTATACGGTTCTGCGCTACGTCGGTGCCGCTTATCTTTTGTATCTGGCGTGGAAAATCGCCCACTCGGGACCTGTCGGTGACAGCGTTGAAGGTGAAGCCAAGCCGATCAGTTACCTCGGCGCGGCGGCGTTTCAGTGGGTCAATCCGAAGGCGTGGATCATGGCCATCGGTGCCATCAGCACGTACACGCCGATGCAGGGCTATTTCACCAATGTCGTGGTGATTGCTGCGGTGTTCGCCATCATCAACCTGCCGAGCGTCGGCGTCTGGGCCGCTTGCGGCACGTTGTTGCGCAATGTCTTGAAGGAGCCGCGCTGGTTGCGCGTATTCAACTGGGGCATGGCCGCACTGCTGGTGATTTCGCTGTACCCGCTGCTTGTCGAAAGCTTTAGCTGA
- the msuE gene encoding FMN reductase, whose translation MSRPLKVVALSGGTWRPSRTLVLTQALLAELAAHLPIESHLIELGDIARPLGGALSRQELSAEVEAELQAIEQADLLIVAAPVYRGSYPGLLKHLFDLIDLNALIDTPVLLAATGGSERHALVLDHQLRPLFSFFQAVTLPIGVYATEADFADYQITSETLKARIRLAAERAAPLFATQIKPLLKIA comes from the coding sequence ATGTCGCGTCCCCTGAAAGTCGTCGCCCTGTCCGGCGGCACCTGGCGTCCATCGCGCACCTTGGTACTGACTCAAGCCTTGCTGGCTGAGCTGGCCGCGCATCTGCCGATCGAGAGCCACTTGATCGAACTCGGCGACATTGCCCGGCCACTCGGCGGCGCGCTTTCGCGCCAGGAACTCAGCGCGGAAGTCGAAGCCGAGTTGCAAGCCATCGAGCAGGCCGACCTGCTGATCGTCGCCGCGCCGGTGTATCGCGGCTCCTACCCGGGGTTGCTCAAGCATCTGTTCGACCTGATCGATCTCAACGCGCTGATCGATACGCCGGTATTGCTCGCCGCCACCGGTGGCAGCGAACGCCATGCGCTGGTGCTCGATCATCAATTGCGGCCGCTGTTCAGCTTCTTCCAGGCCGTTACGTTGCCGATCGGCGTGTACGCCACCGAAGCGGATTTCGCCGACTACCAGATCACCAGCGAAACCCTGAAAGCACGCATCCGTCTGGCGGCCGAACGCGCTGCGCCGCTGTTCGCGACACAAATCAAACCGTTGCTGAAAATCGCCTGA